The following are encoded together in the Candidatus Hydrogenedentota bacterium genome:
- a CDS encoding cold shock domain-containing protein — protein MVGKVKWFNDQKGYGFIAQEGGKDVFVHHSAIQMEGFRTLAEGEEVSYELVEGNKGPQAVNVMKAAAVSS, from the coding sequence ATGGTTGGGAAGGTCAAGTGGTTCAATGACCAGAAGGGGTACGGCTTCATTGCCCAGGAAGGCGGGAAGGATGTGTTCGTCCACCATTCCGCCATCCAGATGGAAGGGTTTCGCACCCTTGCAGAGGGCGAGGAAGTCTCCTACGAACTGGTCGAGGGCAACAAGGGCCCCCAGGCGGTCAACGTGATGAAGGCGGCGGCGGTCAGCTCCTGA
- a CDS encoding aldehyde dehydrogenase family protein: MSAKELKVINPWDESVSVTLPMITIDDADWVASRARAAFEGWRWSSPAERRALCEGFVREFEALKEQTAADLTRQTGKPLSQSLGEVNGTLDRARHMIAIAEEALADEYLPEKPCFVRYIRHEPLGVVLDIAAWNYPLLIAVNVVVPAVLAGNSVIIKHSSKTPLCGKAFVEAFRRAGAPDGLVQDVVADHAVTDHLIRHPEVAFVSFTGSVRGGHEVVQSASGRFIGTGLELGGKDPAYVCADAPFDFSVENTMDGAFYNAGQSCCAVERIYVERPIYDRFVEAFVEKTRAYRLGDPLDAATSIGPLAAKGQPAFLAGQVADAVARGGRLVVDPASFDTPKQGWFYAPAVVADAPQDSALMAEESFGPVIGILPVSGDEEAIRLMNDSAYGLTASIWTSDPERAARVGARVETGTFFMNRCDFLDPALPWTGVKDTGRGATLSRYGLLQLTQLKSMHLRVELPK, encoded by the coding sequence ATGAGCGCGAAGGAACTGAAAGTCATCAATCCCTGGGACGAGTCCGTAAGCGTGACACTTCCCATGATTACCATTGACGATGCCGACTGGGTGGCCTCACGGGCGCGGGCCGCCTTTGAGGGGTGGCGTTGGTCGTCCCCCGCGGAACGCCGCGCGCTGTGCGAGGGATTCGTCCGCGAATTTGAGGCGCTGAAGGAGCAGACGGCGGCGGACCTCACGCGGCAGACGGGCAAGCCGCTCTCCCAGTCCCTCGGCGAGGTGAACGGCACGCTGGACCGCGCGCGGCACATGATCGCCATCGCGGAGGAGGCGCTGGCCGACGAGTATCTGCCCGAGAAGCCGTGCTTCGTCCGCTACATCCGCCACGAGCCCCTGGGCGTCGTGCTGGACATCGCGGCGTGGAACTACCCCCTGCTCATCGCGGTGAACGTCGTGGTGCCCGCGGTCCTCGCGGGGAACTCGGTCATCATCAAGCATTCGAGCAAGACCCCCCTCTGCGGGAAGGCCTTCGTGGAGGCCTTCCGCCGCGCGGGCGCGCCCGACGGCCTGGTGCAGGACGTGGTGGCGGACCACGCGGTGACGGACCACCTGATCCGCCACCCCGAGGTGGCCTTTGTCTCGTTCACGGGCTCCGTGCGCGGCGGCCACGAGGTGGTCCAGAGCGCCTCGGGCCGCTTCATCGGCACGGGCCTCGAGCTGGGCGGCAAGGACCCGGCCTATGTCTGCGCCGACGCGCCCTTCGACTTCTCGGTGGAGAACACCATGGACGGCGCGTTCTACAACGCCGGCCAGTCCTGCTGCGCCGTGGAGCGCATCTATGTCGAGCGGCCCATCTACGACCGCTTCGTGGAGGCCTTCGTCGAGAAGACCCGCGCCTACCGCCTTGGCGACCCCCTGGACGCCGCGACCTCCATCGGGCCGCTGGCGGCCAAGGGCCAGCCCGCGTTCCTCGCGGGGCAGGTCGCCGACGCCGTCGCGCGCGGCGGGCGCCTCGTGGTGGACCCCGCGTCGTTCGACACGCCCAAGCAGGGGTGGTTCTACGCCCCGGCCGTCGTGGCCGACGCGCCGCAGGACTCCGCCCTCATGGCGGAGGAGAGCTTCGGCCCCGTCATCGGCATCCTGCCGGTCTCGGGCGACGAGGAGGCCATCCGCCTCATGAACGACAGTGCCTACGGCCTCACGGCCTCCATCTGGACCTCGGACCCGGAGCGCGCGGCCCGCGTCGGCGCCCGCGTCGAGACGGGCACCTTCTTCATGAACCGCTGCGACTTCCTCGACCCGGCCCTGCCGTGGACGGGCGTGAAGGACACGGGGCGCGGCGCGACCCTCTCGCGCTACGGCCTGCTCCAGCTCACCCAGCTCAAGAGCATGCACCTGCGCGTCGAGCTGCCGAAGTAA
- a CDS encoding ABC transporter ATP-binding protein → MALLTVDNLRTWFHTRDGVARAVDGISFHVDPGEALGVVGESGCGKSVTFLSLLGLLPSPPARVESGTALFEGGDLLKASPAELRRVRGRRIGMVFQDPMTALNPYMTVGAQVAEPLIVHGGLGRADARAQALEALEAVGLNDAAQRMDLHPHAFSGGMRQRVMIAMALVTRPPLLIADEPTTALDVTIQAQILDQLRELQARGGMAVVLITHDLGVVASFCRRVLVMYAGHIVESAAVEDLFAAPLHPYTRALMASLPGTRPAGARLTPITGRPPDPRRLPKGCAFAPRCPQAIPQCHQSPPELKEHTPNHAAACYRAGEGSPESGVRSSLPEA, encoded by the coding sequence ATGGCCCTGCTGACGGTGGACAACCTGCGGACGTGGTTCCACACGCGGGACGGCGTCGCGCGCGCCGTGGACGGCATCTCGTTCCATGTGGACCCGGGCGAGGCCCTCGGCGTGGTCGGCGAGTCGGGCTGCGGCAAGTCCGTCACCTTCCTCTCCCTGCTGGGCCTGCTGCCGTCGCCCCCCGCCCGCGTGGAAAGCGGCACCGCCCTCTTCGAGGGCGGCGACCTGCTGAAGGCGTCGCCCGCCGAACTGCGCCGCGTCCGCGGACGCCGCATCGGCATGGTGTTCCAGGACCCCATGACCGCCCTCAACCCCTACATGACCGTCGGCGCGCAGGTGGCCGAGCCACTCATCGTCCACGGCGGACTCGGCCGCGCCGACGCCCGCGCGCAGGCCCTGGAGGCTCTCGAGGCCGTCGGCCTCAACGACGCCGCCCAGCGCATGGACCTGCACCCCCACGCCTTCTCCGGCGGCATGCGCCAGCGCGTCATGATCGCCATGGCCCTCGTCACCCGCCCCCCCCTCCTCATCGCCGACGAGCCCACCACGGCCCTCGACGTCACCATCCAGGCCCAGATCCTCGACCAGTTGCGCGAACTCCAGGCGCGCGGCGGCATGGCCGTCGTCCTCATCACCCACGACCTCGGCGTCGTCGCGTCCTTCTGCCGCCGCGTCCTCGTCATGTACGCCGGACACATCGTCGAGTCCGCCGCCGTGGAGGACCTCTTCGCCGCCCCGCTCCACCCCTACACCCGCGCCCTCATGGCCTCCCTCCCCGGCACCCGGCCCGCCGGCGCCCGCCTCACCCCCATCACCGGACGCCCCCCCGACCCCCGCCGCCTCCCCAAAGGATGCGCCTTCGCCCCCCGCTGCCCCCAAGCCATCCCCCAATGCCACCAAAGCCCCCCCGAACTCAAAGAACACACCCCGAACCACGCCGCCGCCTGCTATAGGGCAGGGGAAGGGAGTCCGGAGTCTGGAGTCCGGAGCTCTCTTCCTGAAGCCTGA